Proteins from a genomic interval of Salmo salar chromosome ssa14, Ssal_v3.1, whole genome shotgun sequence:
- the LOC106570711 gene encoding sodium-dependent neutral amino acid transporter B(0)AT1, protein MPEEGMEDNKVGEERPKWNNKAEYLLTCIGFAVGLGNVWRFPYLCQIYGGGAFLIPYLIALVFQGLPLLYLELAIGQRLRMGSIGVWNSISPYLGGVGVASMVVSFCVSLFYNTIVAWVLWYLFNSFQEPLPWSQCPLNHNNTGYVEECVESTPVNYFWYRQTLNITPNMETSGSLQWWMVVSLATAWSIVYICFIRGIETIGKAVYVTATFPYLVLTIFLVRALTLPGSSEGLMYLFTPDWEILKDPQVWLDAATQIFFSLSVAFGGLISFSSYNSQKNNCERDAVLVGVINSATSIYASIPIFAILGFKAHTNYVTCLNGNILALTNEFDIGDMNITVENYEQWFDSLNGTQPSRVSDLNLKTCDLQTFLDQSASGTGLAFIVFTEAVISMPGSQVWAVLFFIMLFSLGLSSMFGNLEGVLTPLHDLKLVPKWMPNELFTGLICLVSFLVALIFTMASGNYWLEIFNSYVGSVPLLIIAFFEIIAVAYIYGIGRFSDDLEFMTGHRPNIFWKVCWLVISPLMLLVVLVAYVAVQAQTHPTYPAWNPDYVNFPETEVLPYPDWVFAICVLLSSVPVISIPLVAIYRLICCMSGRHSNDSLHNDLNPYANEGYVVES, encoded by the exons gtgcgTTTCTGATCCCCTACCTGATAGCCCTGGTGTTTCAGGGTCTGCCTCTGCTCTACTTGGAGCTGGCTATAGGACAGAGGCTCCGCATGGGCAGCATCGGAGTCTGGAACTCCATATCACCCTACCTGGGAGGAGTAG GTGTAGCCTCTATGGTGGTGTCCTTCTGTGTGAGTCTGTTCTACAACACTATCGTGGCCTGGGTCCTCTGGTACCTCTTCAACTCCTTCCAGGAACCCCTGCCCTGGAGCCAATGTCCCCTCAACCACAACAACACAG GGTacgtggaggagtgtgtagaaaGCACGCCGGTCAACTACTTCTGGTACCGTCAGACCCTGAACATCACTCCTAACATGGAGACCAGTGGCTCTCTACAGTGGTGGATGGTGGTCAGCTTAGCTACCGCCTGGTCTATCGTTTACATCTGTTTTATCAGGGGGATCGAGACCATCGGCAAG GCTGTGTATGTAACAGCAACATTCCCCTACCTGGTACTAACTATCTTTCTGGTGAGAGCCCTGACCCTACCTGGATCATCTGAAGGTCTAATGTATCTGTTCACACCTGAC TGGGAGATCCTGAAGGACCCGCAGGTATGGCTGGATGCTGCTACTCAgatcttcttctctctgtcagtGGCCTTTGGTGGACTCATCTCATTCTCCAGTTACAACAGCCAGAA GAATAACTGTGAAAGGGATGCTGTTTTAGTGGGGGTTATAAACAGTGCTACATCAATCTATGCCTCCATCCCCATCTTTGCCATCCTGGGATTCAAGGCCCACACCAACTATGTCACCTGTCTGAATGG TAACATCTTAGCACTGACCAATGAGTTTGATATTGGCGACATGAACATAACAGTTGAAAACTACGAGCAGTGGTTTGACTCTTTAAATGGGACACAACCATCTCGAGTGTCCGATCTCAACCTGAAGACATGCGACCTGCAAACCTTCTTGGATCAG agTGCGTCTGGTACTGGGTTAGCGTTCATCGTGTTCACAGAAGCGGTGATATCGATGCCTGGCTCTCAG GTGTGGGCTGTGCTCTTCTTCATCATGCTGTTCAGTCTGGGTCTGTCCTCCATGTTTGGTAATCTGGAGGGCGTCCTCACGCCCCTTCATGACCTCAAACTGGTGCCCAAGTGGATGCCCAATGAGCTCTTCACAG GATTGATCTGCCTGGTATCGTTCCTGGTGGCTCTGATATTCACTATGGCTTCAGGGAACTACTGGTTGGAGATTTTTAACAGTTACGTGGGCTCTGTACCTCTCCTCATCATCGCCTTCTTTGAGATCATCGCTGTGGCATACATCTACGGAATAGGACG GTTCAGTGATGACTTGGAGTTCATGACAGGACATAGACCCAACATCTTCTGGAAAGTCTGCTGGTTGGTCATCAGCCCTCTGATgctgttggtggtgttggtggcgTACGTTGCCGTCCAGGCCCAGACACACCCCACCTACCCAGCATGGAATCCTGACTAT GTGAACTTCCCCGAAACAGAGGTTCTGCCGTATCCAGACTGGGTGTTTGCCATCTGTGTCCTGCTGTCTTCAGTACCAGTTATCTCCATCCCCCTGGTGGCCATCTACAGACTCATCTGCTGCATGTCAGGAAGACACTCTAATGACAGTCTCCACAACGATCTGAATCCTTATGCCAACGAAGGCTACGTTGTAGAGAGCTAG